In Abditibacteriaceae bacterium, one DNA window encodes the following:
- a CDS encoding glycosyl hydrolase, which produces MRFFLAFIVTAFSALSGCAQQDTAPSSPVATAEATPQITPTLEPAPQPQQETWFAAPNFDIARKLPAPATPPALPAAARAEVAAIRAKMAKFPTFAAWQRITAIYKANAQYESAAAALRSEAAMYRAKKLFDAAQIREREAAEIATDVRLFRIRAATQSETKTLYSRAPLEPIIGAYRGAFIDRDDALKEKYFDENWQEHRSSDEFERLAGEHASYFMYVKYGQKFPRKWVEQLKAAGAIPHIAWEPKSLNDVRDDAYLKGWAQALRALDWPVFIRFAGEMNGDWTPYHGNPTLYKQKFRLVHNALHRAAPRVATIWCVNSVPLGNIDSYYPGDDGCDWVGINVYSVPFFDNNPKRPAFATSPLTLIDPIYQKYAARKPIAICEFAASFRAKADGKTRIELAQNKMAQLYSALPLLYPRIKMIDWFSMDTLRHAQPGRQLNNYRLTEHDAILNFYRALGAGNYFRKEPERLAQAQPELGRPLGANEKYNGTARLALWVQTYVPRPKVFAQLNGKIIYAQNRPGAHNINIDLKGLKGAQQLQIFVYDNKNQFITSRRATFTAQ; this is translated from the coding sequence ATGCGTTTTTTCTTGGCGTTTATTGTAACGGCTTTCTCGGCGCTTTCCGGTTGCGCTCAACAAGACACGGCGCCTTCCAGCCCCGTCGCAACGGCGGAAGCCACACCGCAAATCACTCCCACCTTGGAGCCCGCCCCGCAGCCGCAACAGGAAACGTGGTTTGCTGCGCCCAACTTCGACATCGCGCGTAAATTGCCCGCTCCTGCGACGCCGCCCGCTCTTCCAGCGGCAGCACGCGCGGAAGTCGCCGCGATTCGTGCAAAAATGGCGAAGTTCCCAACCTTCGCCGCGTGGCAACGCATCACAGCGATTTACAAGGCAAACGCGCAATACGAAAGTGCTGCGGCGGCTTTGCGCAGTGAAGCCGCAATGTATCGCGCGAAGAAATTGTTTGATGCGGCGCAGATCCGCGAGCGCGAGGCCGCTGAGATTGCCACCGATGTGCGTTTGTTTCGCATTCGCGCCGCAACCCAGAGCGAAACAAAAACCCTCTATTCGCGTGCGCCTCTTGAACCGATTATCGGCGCTTATCGCGGCGCGTTTATCGACCGCGATGATGCGCTCAAAGAAAAGTACTTTGACGAAAACTGGCAGGAGCATCGCTCCAGCGACGAATTCGAGCGACTTGCTGGAGAACATGCGTCGTATTTTATGTATGTGAAATACGGGCAGAAATTTCCGCGCAAATGGGTCGAACAACTCAAAGCAGCGGGCGCGATTCCGCACATCGCATGGGAGCCAAAGTCTCTTAACGACGTGCGCGACGATGCTTATCTCAAAGGTTGGGCGCAGGCTTTACGCGCGCTCGATTGGCCGGTCTTTATTCGTTTCGCCGGAGAAATGAACGGCGATTGGACACCGTATCACGGCAACCCAACGCTTTACAAACAAAAATTCCGGCTGGTTCATAACGCGCTGCATCGCGCCGCGCCGCGCGTTGCGACAATCTGGTGCGTGAACTCGGTGCCACTCGGCAACATCGACAGTTATTATCCCGGCGACGACGGCTGCGATTGGGTCGGCATCAACGTGTATTCGGTGCCGTTTTTCGACAACAATCCGAAACGTCCGGCGTTTGCGACTTCGCCACTCACGCTCATCGACCCGATTTATCAGAAGTATGCGGCGCGCAAGCCAATCGCGATTTGCGAATTCGCCGCAAGTTTTCGCGCCAAAGCCGATGGAAAAACGCGCATCGAACTGGCGCAAAACAAAATGGCACAGCTTTATTCGGCGCTGCCTCTTCTCTACCCGCGAATCAAAATGATCGACTGGTTTTCGATGGATACTTTGCGCCATGCCCAACCGGGCCGGCAGCTCAATAATTATCGCCTCACCGAACACGACGCGATTCTCAACTTTTATCGCGCGTTGGGAGCGGGCAATTATTTCCGCAAAGAACCCGAACGGCTGGCACAAGCGCAGCCGGAACTGGGAAGGCCGCTCGGTGCAAACGAGAAATATAATGGCACAGCGCGACTGGCTTTGTGGGTGCAAACGTATGTGCCGCGCCCGAAAGTGTTTGCGCAACTCAACGGCAAAATCATCTACGCGCAAAACCGGCCCGGCGCGCACAATATCAACATCGACCTCAAGGGTTTGAAGGGCGCGCAGCAGCTACAAATCTTCGTTTACGACAACAAAAATCAGTTCATTACATCGCGCCGCGCAACATTCACCGCGCAATAA
- a CDS encoding TIM barrel protein, translated as MIQPGLVSISFRTLSARDVCELAARCKLRGIEWGGDIHVPHGDAQAAREAAQISRDFGLDVAAYGSYYRAGTKQDFAPVLASALELGAPSIRVWAGNEGSAQTDAQKQETITEDLIRIAETASAQGVVVATEYHGGTLTDTPQSCAQLLCETQGSGLQTLWQPLAFTSPQSEEENLAALREASPRLLNVHVYQWLRRADGVERRPLREGRDEWRTYFAALPEGNRWALLEFVVDDAPENLDEDARALREILSSL; from the coding sequence ATGATTCAACCTGGTTTAGTGTCAATTTCGTTTCGCACGCTTTCTGCCCGCGATGTCTGTGAGTTGGCCGCACGCTGCAAACTGCGCGGCATCGAGTGGGGTGGAGATATTCATGTGCCGCATGGTGACGCACAAGCGGCGCGCGAGGCTGCGCAAATTTCCCGCGATTTCGGTTTGGACGTGGCCGCTTACGGCTCGTATTATCGCGCCGGCACCAAACAAGATTTCGCGCCGGTTCTGGCAAGCGCTCTTGAACTGGGCGCGCCTTCAATTCGCGTCTGGGCCGGGAATGAAGGCTCGGCGCAAACCGACGCGCAGAAACAGGAGACTATCACCGAAGATTTAATTCGCATCGCCGAAACTGCCTCGGCACAGGGCGTCGTCGTTGCCACCGAGTATCATGGCGGCACGCTCACCGACACGCCGCAAAGCTGTGCCCAACTCTTGTGCGAAACGCAAGGCAGCGGGTTGCAAACGTTGTGGCAGCCATTAGCTTTCACATCGCCGCAAAGCGAAGAAGAAAATCTCGCTGCGTTGCGCGAAGCATCTCCGCGCTTGCTGAACGTCCATGTTTATCAATGGCTGCGCCGCGCCGACGGCGTTGAAAGGCGCCCGTTGCGCGAAGGCCGCGACGAATGGCGCACCTACTTCGCGGCGCTTCCCGAAGGAAACCGCTGGGCCTTGCTAGAATTCGTCGTTGACGACGCGCCGGAAAACCTCGACGAAGATGCTCGCGCGCTGCGTGAAATTTTAAGTTCGCTTTAG
- a CDS encoding DUF58 domain-containing protein, with the protein MFVRSPQIVLPPLSPARDARSHQTLRRLGLAGVWNLVASRLTPAGRGLLLATGAFFLWGISSLEMQAHVPLLYVACLWVIAFGALRWARPRVALQARHASHVAACEAFDVEIEVQATRALSARVLPLHLPLQFGVDDNGVALPPLVSGETTRVVLPLEAHRRGVYQLQGWRVFSDYPFGILRAWQTFAAPSRLVVTPHFTPLAQLQIVPGRSFSSGGAQLLGHMGESFEFAGNRAFREGDTLRDIDWRATARNASRVAPPVVREWREEHFLRATVVLDTQLVSRDEAGREEFERAVSLCAAVADYLARDNYIVDILAAGDRLYHLQTGPHAAYLDEILDILAAVEPSEEAQSLATLENELAPQLENITAIFVILLDWDEARAMFLDSLASGGAGVRAFVVNDSSATFELSTSNHWISSVPRAAQDNTTW; encoded by the coding sequence ATGTTTGTCCGCTCGCCACAAATTGTTCTCCCTCCGCTTTCTCCGGCGCGCGATGCCCGCTCGCACCAAACTTTGCGGCGTCTGGGGCTTGCGGGCGTATGGAATCTCGTTGCGTCCCGCTTGACGCCCGCCGGACGCGGACTTCTGCTTGCAACCGGCGCCTTCTTTTTGTGGGGCATCAGTTCGCTCGAAATGCAGGCGCACGTCCCGCTACTTTATGTCGCGTGTTTGTGGGTCATCGCCTTCGGTGCCCTGCGATGGGCGCGTCCACGCGTTGCTTTGCAGGCCCGTCATGCTTCGCACGTGGCCGCGTGCGAAGCATTCGACGTAGAAATCGAGGTGCAGGCAACACGCGCTTTATCGGCGCGGGTGCTGCCTCTGCATTTGCCGCTACAATTCGGTGTCGATGACAATGGTGTTGCTTTGCCGCCGCTTGTGTCCGGCGAAACAACGCGAGTCGTTCTGCCGCTCGAAGCGCACCGACGCGGCGTTTATCAGTTGCAGGGCTGGCGCGTATTTTCTGACTACCCGTTTGGTATTTTGCGCGCATGGCAAACTTTTGCTGCTCCCAGCCGCCTTGTCGTGACCCCGCACTTTACACCTCTCGCGCAGTTGCAGATTGTGCCCGGACGCAGTTTTTCTTCGGGTGGTGCGCAGCTTCTGGGGCACATGGGCGAATCGTTTGAGTTTGCCGGCAATCGAGCGTTTCGCGAAGGCGACACTTTGCGCGACATCGATTGGCGCGCGACGGCCCGCAACGCGTCGCGCGTGGCGCCACCGGTGGTGCGCGAATGGCGCGAAGAACACTTTTTGCGCGCCACTGTTGTTCTCGATACACAACTCGTTTCGCGCGATGAAGCAGGACGCGAAGAGTTTGAACGCGCTGTTTCATTATGCGCCGCCGTCGCCGACTATCTGGCGCGCGATAACTACATTGTTGACATTCTCGCGGCGGGCGACCGGCTTTATCATTTACAGACTGGCCCACATGCCGCGTACCTCGATGAGATTCTCGATATTCTAGCTGCCGTCGAACCTTCGGAAGAAGCGCAATCGCTGGCGACTCTCGAAAATGAACTGGCGCCACAACTTGAAAACATCACTGCAATTTTTGTAATTCTGCTCGATTGGGATGAAGCGCGCGCGATGTTTCTCGATTCGCTCGCCAGCGGCGGTGCTGGAGTCCGGGCGTTTGTTGTCAACGACAGCTCTGCAACTTTTGAACTAAGCACATCAAACCATTGGATTTCTTCGGTTC